From Melospiza melodia melodia isolate bMelMel2 chromosome 2, bMelMel2.pri, whole genome shotgun sequence:
ggcaggccctggcacagggtgcccagagcagctggggctgcccctgcacccctggcagtgcccaaggccaggctggacactggggacagtgggagctgtccctgccatggcaggggattggactgTGATGATTTTTAAGATCCCTTCTCACTCAAACCTTTCAGGGGTTCTGTGATGCTCAGGAATGAAAAAGAAGGAACAAttgtatttgtcctggtttagggcaaatctgggagataaaagcatcatatagtcagccTAGGATACCTAGATACCCTGAACTCTGCAGAAAAGGCCCAAACTGTGGCACAGAAGGAATCATTTGTTTTACAGCCTCATTGCTGGAGCttatttggagtttttttcaTGGTGTTGTGTGCATATGTGCAAAAGCGGCTGATTATTTAATTCCTTTTACTCTCCAGGCATTCATCAGGAAGTTGGCCTACTCCCCGTGGGTGTCCGTGTCAGAAACAGTGGAACTGAACTCAGTGGAGATCATCCTCCGAGAGGTGAAGAGCAAGGCCAGGGGCTGCACAGGCAGTGCCAGTGacgacagtgacagtgacagcggtgacagtgacagcagtgCCCCGTGTGACCACGACTACACCAGgcggggcaggctgggcaggggcagtgtCCCCCGGGGCTGTGACACCCCCATTAGCCCAGAGCAGTACTCAGTGAGCAGCacctgtgagcccagcagcccccGGGCTGGGCACacgccggctgctgagccccaggagccccagggccaccctgcaggggacagggacacggggagccagctgctgagccctctgtgtggggacagccctgagccCCCGGGGGACAGTGGGTGCTTCACCATCAGCCTGAACACGGTGCTGCTGGGCACCCTGGAGCAGGACGGGCacggccctgcagctgctgccccagcccaggaggATGCGGGGGACTGGCCCTGTGCTCATGGTGGGCAGGCAAAGCTGCTGCAGGACGCGGCAAGTGGGCAGGGAGCACCTTGTGCTAATGACTTCCACGAGTGGCAaaactcctcctcttcctctgaggAAAGCGACTCTTTGGACTCAGACACGGAGCAAGTTACGGGCTACATGAGGAGATGAAGAAGGGAGAGCTGCTTTTACTTTATAACATAGGAATCAGTGTTGTCCAGCTCTTATTTCTGGACTGAACACACAGATCTTGTCTTTTCATTAACATCCTGTGGTGTGGGCTcctgcagaaagagctgggggtgtttgtctGGAGAAGGATCCAGAGAGACCTTAGAGCTCCTTCTGTGCCCTAAGGGGCTTCAAAGGAGGGGCTTTGGACaaaagggaatggcttcaaactgacagagggcaaTTTTGGAttagaaattgttccctgtgagggtggggacagACAATTTCCAAGGCCTGGAGAGACAGGAGCcaaggaatggctcccagtgccagaggtcagggctggatgggatcttggcaatgaggaattgttccctggcagggtgggcaggccctggcacagggggcctggagcagcctgggacagtgggaggttgGTCTCCCAACCAGACcacttttacaatttttttattctttatctCTGTCACTGGATTTTTGTGAAACCTGTTCTGCTGGCTGGATACTGTATTTGTGCAGAGAGCACTGATCAAGTGGAAAAATGGGGGCAGAGACAGGAACGCTCAGCTGACAAAAGAGTGGATCGAGGCATTAATACACTTCTTGAATTTATTTTTGTATAATTTTGTACAATTACTAAttcatattaaaatatttttatgacaTTTAAAATGCAAATGAGCAATTTAAAATTGGTGTGAACAGCCCTGCTGTGTGAGGGAAAGAGACCCGGTCTGTGAGGGGGAGCCCTCAGGCCCGGGGCCGCCGCCATGCCCAGTGCCCGCTGCGCCCTGTGGGGAAGCGGAAGGGTTCGCGGTGCCAGGGCTCCCGGTGCCCACTCTGCCCTGTGGGGAAGCGGAAGGGTTCGCGGTGCCAGGGCTCCCGGTACCCGCCCCGTTGGGAAGTGGAAGGTTCGCGGTGCCGGGGCTCCCGGCGTTCCCGGTGCCCGCCCTGTGGGAAAGCGGAAGGTTCGGGGTGCCCGCCCTGCCCTGTAGGGAAGCGGAAGGTTCGCGGTGCCAAGGCTCCCAGTGGCCGCCCTGTGGGGAAGTGGAAGACTCGGGGTGCCGGGGCTCCCGGCGTTTCCCGTGCCCGCCCTGCACTGTGGGGAAGCGGAAGGTTCGGGGTGCCGAGGCGGCCCCGTTCCCGCTGCCATGGCGCGGCCGCCCCGCCGCGGCTGAGGGAGCCGCCATGGCCGCCGCGCTGCGGGCCGCGCTCTGCAGCGGGTTCCTGCTCGTCGGTGAGTCCGCCGGGGAGGGACGGAGGGACGGAGCGAGCTCCCGCTGCCGCCTGGCCGCGGGCACGGCGGGCGGCGGTGCCCTCATGGGCAGCGGCAGCGAGGGGCGCCTGAGGCGGCGGTGCCTCCGCGCTGCCCCGAGCCCGGCGCGGCTCCGCGGGGGCTGTGAGGGACCGAGCGGGCCCGGGAGTGCcctgtggggacagcggggacacgggaCCAGCCTGGCCGGCCGCCGCGGGCGTTATCGGCTCTGTGCTGGGAAACGGGGCCGGTCGTACCGGGAGTGGGACGCTGCAAATCCCGGCGAAAACGCGGCCCGAGAGCCCCGTGTCACTGTCTGcagaggggacagccggggaacagggacaggagcagagggagcggcctcaggctgggccagggcaggctcagctgggacagcagcagcaatttgcccatggaaagggagctcaggccttggcaggggctgcccagggagctttgcagtgcccatccctgcaggtgtgccctggaggtggcactgagtgctctgggctggggacgagGTGCccgtggggcacagctggcactgcatgggctggcagggctgtacACAGACCTGAAAGCCCAGAAATATTTCCTGATCTCTTTGGATCCACAGTGCCCAATGAAGCAATTTACCTGGAGGCTGCTCAGGCACGCAGCACTGTGAGGGAAGGGAGCCTGGCAAGGAAATGGGATTTTCCCTGGGAATTTGCATGCCTGCCTCAGACCTCATCCTCAGAGCAGGGGCAGTGCCCCAAGAGAAATGAGAGGGACTTTGGACGAGGGATGGAATGCCAGGTTAATAAATGGGAGTGGCTGCCTCTGCcatggggcagggctgggtgggatcttggcaatgaggaattgttccctggcagggtgggcaggccctggcacagggtgcccagagcagctggggctgcccctgcatccctggcagtgcccaaggccaggctggacactggggctggagcagcctgggacagtgggaggtgtccctgccacgccaggggtggcactgggtggctttaaggtccctcccagcccaacccAGTGTGTGATTTGAACTTCTGTATTTGTGATGTGCACTgtgaattatttatttatttgtgcaGGGGTAACACTGTAGGACCGGAGTCTGAAACTGGTTTTGTTTAAGCCAGGTTCAAACTCTTGCCTGCCAGAGGGAGTGACTGGCACAGGAATTTCATCTGTTTGtgcagcagctggggacacagctcaGGGGTGATTGTGGGCTGCTGGGGTCACACAGGGtgaccttgaaggtctcttccagccgtGATGATTCTGTGAAGCACAGACATGGAAAATGTGTTATTTATCTTAGAGTCTCTCACCAGGTGTGACACCTGTGACATTAAACACTGCTCTGTTCTGGCAGGGTTTGTTTGCATTGCTCATTTGTGGTGCAGTAATGGGCTGGAATCTTTGCTATTTTGGTCTCAACGCTTACAATTATGTAAGAATAATTAAGTCATAACAAGTTATGGGCTTTTCATTGATATTTACACTAGTTTAGGGTTTCTTTGATTCAGTTCCAAGAAAGGAGAACAATTGGGGTTTTGTCACTTGTGAATAATGCTGGTTAGTGATacttaattacatttaattatatGTAATAGCTCTCTTACCTTCAGAGGTGCTGAAGTTTATCAATCCCCACGCCCCTGTTGTTCCCACAGTGCTGCTGGAGCACTGCTTAGAAAAACTGGGGTTTGACAATCTCAGGAGAGTTCATGCCCCGAGTGCTGGGCAGCACCAGCTCAGTCATGCCCCAGAAATGTTGGTGTCACAAGCACTTACTGGAAGTCAGTGGAGCCAGTAATTTGCTTTGTTGCATAAGGAGGCAGGAGAGGCATCaggatttaaatttaatttatttgggCTCTGTTTCTGAATAAGCACCTAAGGCAAAGCAGAGGCTGCATTTAGATTTTGGATGAGTGACAAGTGCTGGAGCAAACGCTGAAATGTTGGTTCTGATTCCTCCCACAGTTTCTGCAATGGTCCCAGAGCCCCAGAACGTGAGAATTTCTTCAGTCAATCTTCACAGCACCTTGCAGTGGGATGCACCAAGGTTCCCCAGAGGAAACCTCACCTACACTGTGCAGTCCAAGaggtgaggctgggctgggctggcttccATTCACACCCTGCAGCTCTGTGTGCTTGGGATCTGTGTCCTCTGCAGAGCACACTCTGTGCCTTTGTTTCAGGGActtggctgtcccaggagctgtccCTTCATTTCAGCTTGTGAGAGGCTTCTCTGCTGAGCTGGAGGACGGGGCAGAGGCATTTCCTGGGCATTCACACCCAGGGCAGCCCTGTCCTGTTTGGTCTGGAGCCACAAACACATGTTAACACTGGCTGTTATTGGCTTTGTGTGTGGTTCTTCTCTTCTGTGACTGAAGGGACCTGGTTGTGCTGAGTGTTTGCTTTTCCCTgatctcccatcccatcccatcccatcccatcccatcccatcccatcccacccctgccatggcagggacacctcccactgtccccagtgtccagcctggccttgggcactgccagggatgcaggggcagccccagctgctctgggcaccctgtgccagggcctgcccaccctgccagggaacaattcctcatggccaagatcccacccagccctgccctctggcactggcagccattccctgtgtcctgaacTCTCTGCCCATATACAAATCTCCCTTTTCATTAGAAGCccctccaggcactggcaggagctCTAAGCCttgcccagagccttctcttcatGCTTAGTCAAGAGATATTTCTGTGTTCTGTAGCCTTGATCAGTACATTTCTGGGCAGGCTTTTGGTGCAAAGCAGAAAGAATAAGATATATTAAATATAATCTATTAAAATCCTGTATtgatcaaggccaggttggactctggggctggagcagcctggggcagtgggaggtgtccctgccacggcaggggtggcactgggtgggatttagggtCCCTCTAACCCACACCCTTTGTGATTGTGTTCCACAAGCACCTCCtggtcccttcccagccctgtttTCCCTGGCTTCTCCTCGTGTGCCAGTCCTGGGGCCAGCTCTGAgagagtcccagtgggacagcagtgccctgccctggcactgcccgagCGATTGCTGGTGCTCTGACCTCTGCCTGCTGAGAGCAGCCTTGGGACCCTGCCAGGAAAGGGGCATTTCTTGCAAAGTTAGAGTTTTAATCCTTAAATTTATAATTTAATCATTAAGTTTATCATTAGGTTTATAATGGATTTACAGATTTATAGATGGGTGTAAAATCCCTAATGTGAGTATTACACCCACGGGATTTTTGCGTCCACAAGCGCTAAGTGCTTGCACTAAGAGCTCTGCTGCCTCAAAGCCGTTTAGCCAGCTGTAATTGCCCATCTCTCACACGCTGCTTCTGTTCCCTGCAGCATCTACTACCCCGGGGACAGCTTTGAGACGCTGGGGACGGGGCTGAGGCAGCCGCGCTGCGACGTGTCCTCGCTGTCCCCCTACGGCAGCTACGCGCTGCGGCTGCGCGCCGAGGCCGGGCAGCTGCGCTCCCCCTGGGTCACCCTGCCCTTCAAGCCCATGGACGACAGTGAGCTTCCCTGTTCCTCCCAAAAACGCTGCCTGCTCGGGGAGGGAGGATAGCGAGCGTTTTGTCATTTAATATCGTGGtgccggggcttggctgctgtTTTGTTCCTCTGTCGAGGTCGGGATTGAGAGGGTGTTTCGggcttaggtgtttgtttttactTATCTGTGTTACGGTCTCACAGCAGTGAGTTCTGCAGTATTTCACTGACAAGGTACAAAATGGCGCGCTGTCTTTCTCTACAAAgtcttttaaggctaaactacccaattaagaaatgacaccttattactgcgcctgagtgggtcgctgctggtgagagagggacggtgaatcttgtttcttgaatcagaaggcttgatttattgagatatcatatataatacattaagactatacgaAAAGGAATataggagagaggtttgcagagctgctaggctaggctaggaacAGATAGAaagaaatctataacaaagttgtgttcaaggactcagtcccctagcttgcactggtgattggcccttaattataaacatagaaaatgagccaatcaaggttgttgcattccacagcatctgataataattgtttaccttacaataaataattgtttacattctaaACCCTttaactctgagtttcccaccctgtgatatcacacacttctgttcaaactccacccccacaatcccagctctgtcattccattctggaagcttctccagggcctcaggtcaatgcagtgttctctgggggtcagtgcctggcagcacagaaagtctggaaTTCCCAGCACCCACGGTTCCAGCAACATTGAATTATAAAATCTTATTTGTAACACTGGCAGAAAGCAGAACAGGTTCACTGTCAATAATATTGATCACCTCTGTGGAGGAGATTTTCAAACAAagcatcattttcttttaaaataaagaacatttctattttctatttatCATTAATAACATTTTATCATTAATTAcataattaaataaatttaattacATAATCCATAAACTCTTAGTTGTAACACACAGAAAGCACCGTAGGTTCACTGCCATTGATCACTTCTTTGGAGGAGATTTTCAAACAAAGcatcattttattttaaaataaggaaCATTTCTATTTTCCAGACAGGGAGAAGTCGTCTTCAAGGAGCCAGACTTCCTGTATATCTAAATAAATTCAGTTACTTCCTTATTCATCgctttgccagacaaaaagtttaatttctattttttcttACTTCAAGAAAACCCCTGTCTCACACAGAAAGGTGAATTTTCAGCCAAGGAATCTTGATTGCACGAGGCAGAAATAAttcaaatgttttcatttttcaagCTGATCATGATcccacaaaacccacaaaagccCCAATAAATCACTTTTCTAGAGGGTCTGCCTAGGACAGACAGATGTTGTGGCAGTTTGGCCCAGAAGGAGAAGTGAGTGATAGCCATGGAAATGGTCCTTCCTCTCCTGGAGTCACCACAGCTGGCAAAAGGGAACTGAGTTCATTTACAGGGTGTGGGAATGGGGCCTGCATTGGTACCTGGTGTTTAGCTGCAAAAACAAAATCAATTTCCACGGCAGTTCTGTGGGGAAGGCATTCATTAATGCCTGACCCGGGAAAAAGAAATGACTTCTTTCTAATGCATGATTTAAAGGTGACTTTTGGGCTGTGTGAGAATGCCCAGGTGAATGTCCAGCTGAAGCTgaattctcttctcttctcttctcttctcttctcttctcttctcttctcttctcttctcttctcttctcttctcttctcttctcttctcttctcttctcttctcttctcttctcttctcttctcttctcttctcttctcttctcttcccttcccttctcttctcttcccaaaccttcccttcccttcccttcccttcccttcccttcccttcccttcccttcccttcccttcccttcccttcccttcccttcccttcccttcccttcccttcccttcccttcccttcccttcccttcccttcccttcccttcccttcccttcccctccctttcccctctccccccGCAGCGTCCATCGGTGCCCCGGCGGTGCGGCTGCGCTCGGAGCAGGGGGCGCTGCACGTGGATCTCTCGGGCCCCTTCGCGGAGCACGGCCGGGACCGGTGGCCGCTGCGGCTCTACTACGGCTCCTGGAGCTACCGGATCCTCTACTGGAGGAAGGgcggcagggacacagagcccgcCTCTGCTTCCCGGGTAcggtgacttcctgagctgcagctgtgcttttcctggaaaacgcCGTCCTGGGAACGTCCTGGGAGCTCCGGGAGGCTCTGGCACGGGttacaggctgggagagctgggggtgctcacctggagaggagaagctgcagggagagctcagagcccctggcagggcctgcaggggctccagcagagctgcagagggactggggacaaggcctgcagggacagcacccagggaatggctgccagtgccagagggcagggctgggtgggatcctggccatgaggaattgttccctggcagggtgggcaggccctggcacagggtgcccagagcagctggggctgcccctgcatccctggcagtgcccaaggccaggctggacactggggacagtgggaggtgtccctgccatggcaaggggtggGATTTAGAGTCCCTCCATCCcaacccattctgggattctgtgattctaggagTAAAAATGTATCTCTCCTAATTACAGTTAATGAAGTCTGTTCACTACAACTGGGGCTCAGAGTAAATGCAGGAGCTGTGTAGTTACACTGCAGCATGGACAGAATTTTCTCTTTCCATAATTATCAATAACTCTGTATTTTTTCCCTCTCAGTGGGACTCTGGGTTTTTACCCCCAAAGATATCTAAAATGGGTAAGGCTCTCACTCCCTGTggcccctgcagctctgcagtttgcatccactgcagttccctctctcccTGTCAGGGCCAGCCTCTTCCACAGGCAGTTCTGCTCCTCCATACACAGTGCCTGGAGAAAGATCATTAATAATGCATTAATTAGAGCATTTTGGCCTCTGTTCAGGCAGACAGGAAGCCTCTGACCAGCAGCTCCAGTCCCAGCTAATGAGTGCTTTGTCCATCAGTGCGGTTTTATAGAATGGAGCCCAGCAGTGTAATCTGATTTGTATCTGTTGCCTGCTCAGTGCTTTGCCATTCAGTTCCAGAAATCAGGGCCCTTTTTCCCACCCTGGTTTCCACTCACAGGCTCCTGAGGGATGAGGTGTTCCTGGCCCTGGGGTGCACTCAGTGCATTCACCAGAGCAACAGGGCTGCACCTGgaggctgtgcctgcagcactTCCAGGTGCAATCTGGAACATTCCCCAGGGGCCCCAGAGGCAGCAGGCAGGGCCTGGGAGCTCCAGGATTGAAACCTGCCTGGGGAGTCTCCTATTGCTGCTGAGGGATGCTCTGCAGTTACAGGGACAGAACTGATCCTGAACAGCAAATTCATTTGCTCAGAGCCACCTCACAgctcccagatttttttttttttttaattttttattttttttttggttttgcctagATGAcagctcacagaatcacagagttggGAAGGTTGGAAGAGCCCTCAGttccagccattaacccagcagcCTGTGTTCACCACtaccccatgtccccaagtgccacatttacacatttttaacacttccagggTGGGAGCTGCATcatttctctgggcagcctatCCCAGGGCTCGACAGCTTTTCCAGTGAAGGAACTTTTCCGGTCCCTAATCTAAAACTCCCCTGaagttttaaaaatgttttaaaatgtttcttAATCTGaaactcccctggcacagcctgaggcctttTCCTCTTGTGCTGTTGCTCCATCCCACTtgctccctctgcagctggatGGTGTTTGTGTGTAGCTGTGCTCCAAGCTGATCCCATTGGGTTGGGTGACAGTTTCTGGCTGCCACCAGATCTCATTTATCATCCCTCATTAGCCTGAAACTTCGTTAGTGCTGCTGCAAACAGCCCAGAGGGCAGTGGTGTGGATGGCTGTACAGTAAGTAATTGTAATTGTAATTCAGTCCAGTTGGAATTTCATTGTAATTGCAGTTCTGTGGTTCCTTAGCTGGTCCCACAGCTGAGTCACTGATGTCCCACGCTTCCCTTTGCcgtgtgtgtgtttgcaggcaGCTCGGGTGGacaccaggcacagctcagagtcaCTGATGTCCCTTTGTTCCCTTTGCcgtgtgtgtgtttgcaggcaGCCCGGGTGGACACCAGGCACAGCTGAGTCACTGATGTCCCACACTCCCCTTTgccgtgtgtgtgtgtttgcaggcaGCTCGGGTGGacaccaggcacagctcagagtcaCTGATGTCCCACACTTTGCCATGTGTGTGTTTGCAGGCAGCTCGGGTGGacaccaggcacagctcagagtcaCTCATGTCCCTTTGTTCCCTTTgccgtgtgtgtgtgtttgcaggcaGCCCGGGTGGacaccaggcacagctcagagtcaCTGATGTCCCACACTTTGCCATGTGTGTGTTTGCAGGCAGCTCGGGTGGacaccaggcacagctcagagtcaCTCATGTCCCTTTGTTCCCTTTgccgtgtgtgtgtgtttgcaggcaGCCCGGGTGGacaccaggcacagctcagagtcaCTGATGTCCCACACTCCCCTTTgccatgtgtgtgtgtttgcaggcaGCTCGGGTGGACACCAGGCACAGCTGAGTCACTGATGTCCCTTTGTTCCCTTTGCCCTGTGTGTGTTTGCAGGCAGCCCGGGTGGacaccaggcacagctcagagtcaCTGATGTCCCACACTTTGCCCTGTGTGTGTTTGCAGGCAGCTCGGGTGGacaccaggcacagctcagagtcaCTGATGTCCCACACTTTgccatgtgtgtgtgtttgcaggcaGCCCGGGTGGACACCAGGCACAGCTGAGTCACTGATGTCCCTTTGTTCCCTTTgccgtgtgtgtgtgtttgcaggcaGCTCGGGTGGacaccaggcacagctcagagtcaCTCATGTCCCTTTGTTCCCTTTgccatgtgtgtgtgtttgcaggcaGCCCGGGTGGacaccaggcacagctcagagtcaCTGATGTCCCACACTTTGCcgtgtgtgtgtttgcaggcaGCCCGGGTGGACACCAGGCACAGCTGAGTCACTGATGTCCCTTTGTTCCCTTTgccgtgtgtgtgtgtttgcaggcaGCTCGGGTGGacaccaggcacagctcagagtcaCTGATGTCCCACACTTTgccgtgtgtgtgtgtttgcaggcaGCTCGGGTGGacaccaggcacagctcagagtcaCTGATGTCCCACATTTCCCTTTGCcgtgtgtgtgtttgcaggcaGCTCGGGTGGacaccaggcacagctcagaggtgCTGGCCCCGCTGGAGCCATGGACAGTGTACTGTGTGCGAGCGCAGGCGCTGATCCCCGAGTGGAACAAGACAGGGCAGCTGAGCAGGGAGCTCTGTGAGCAGACAACCCACAACGGTAACCTGGCACCCTGGAGTCACCTgggatggctgggagggacctcacagcctggcagtgccacccctgccctggcagggacactgccactgtcccgggctgctccaacctggcctgggacactgccagggttgGGACATGCCATGGAGAAAgtgataatttaaaaataatcgcTCAGCAGAGAATAATGACAGTTgtaattgtttttttccttgtctcTGGCAGGTGTAACCCCTGTGTGGATCATTGTGACTGTTCTGGTGGGGTCCATGCTGGTCGTGGCCACAGCTGTCACCGTTTGTTTCTTCTCCAGTTTTTATCTGTACAGACTCATCAAACATGTTTTCTGCCCTTCCTACATTTTCCCAGAACACTTGAAAGAGGTTTGTTTCCTGCCTAACATGTGAAAATCAGCCCTTTCCCGCAGAGCCACTTGTTTTTTCAAGGCTCTCAGTGCCAAAACATTTGGAGCTTCTTTTATTTTGCCTCCTTTCCCTGGCACCTGATGGTCAGTGGTCTGTAATTTGAAATCACCAGCTTTTTATGGCTCAGAAACAGGATGGGGTTGTTGATTTTGAAGTGAGAGAGTACCAGGTGTCAACTTCAGTTCCTCATTTGGCCAATGAGCAACAGaaatctctgtctctcctgcctccTTTCAGACTTAAACCAGCTCCTTTTTTCTCCTGCAGCAAAGTCCTGTCAGGAGTGTAATAATGAGTTTTAACTCCAGGAAAGTGTCTGAGGAAGGAACCTGGGCTGGATCAGCCCAGATTTTTGTACCTGCAGTGGCCAGCACTGCTGACAGCAGCTGGTTTCTCATTCCAGATTCAGTTCAGGATTGTTTCAGTGAGGGCACTgggtgagcagagggatggagcagctctgaggaaaggctgggagagctgggattgccCAGCCTGGGCAAGGAAAGGCTCTGGGGTGGCCTCatggtggccttgcagggcctgaagggctccaggagagctgcagagggactggagggacgggacacagggaatggctcccagtgccagaggagaGGGTTCTTGCCAAATCTCTCTTCCCCTACAGCCCAGTTACCATTTGGTGTTTGTTCCCAATCAAAACTTTGATTTTCCCAAGTTTCTGTCCCAAAAAGACTCCGAGCCCTGGGGTTATTCTTGAGAGGCACTTCCATCTTGCTCCCAGGCCTGGAACTGATTTTAGGGAGGATGTGACGCTCTTGGCCTTGTGGGACTTGTAAGGCCTGGGAAAGCCACTTGGTGTGTGCAAAACAGTCCCAATGTTTGTTGTTTAATAGCCCCAGTGTTTGTGAGCAAACAGATGGGGCAGCTGCAGACACCTAATGCTCATTTCCTCTTTGTTTCCCAGTTTCTGAGCAAACCCCCCGGTGCTCCCCAGCCTCTCCCTCCCCGAGAAGAGCTCCTGGTTTGTGACAAGCTGGCAGTGATGGCAgagcccccccaaacc
This genomic window contains:
- the IL10RB gene encoding interleukin-10 receptor subunit beta, coding for MAAALRAALCSGFLLVVSAMVPEPQNVRISSVNLHSTLQWDAPRFPRGNLTYTVQSKSIYYPGDSFETLGTGLRQPRCDVSSLSPYGSYALRLRAEAGQLRSPWVTLPFKPMDDTSIGAPAVRLRSEQGALHVDLSGPFAEHGRDRWPLRLYYGSWSYRILYWRKGGRDTEPASASRAARVDTRHSSEVLAPLEPWTVYCVRAQALIPEWNKTGQLSRELCEQTTHNGVTPVWIIVTVLVGSMLVVATAVTVCFFSSFYLYRLIKHVFCPSYIFPEHLKEFLSKPPGAPQPLPPREELLVCDKLAVMAEPPQTLPEGAGDGDSRTAELLVCDKLAVVAEHPQTLPEGAGDGDSRTAELLVCDKLAVVAEHPQTLPEGTGDGDSRTAELPQDSAQGH